In Haematobia irritans isolate KBUSLIRL chromosome 1, ASM5000362v1, whole genome shotgun sequence, a genomic segment contains:
- the LOC142231769 gene encoding larval cuticle protein 65Ab1-like, whose protein sequence is MKFFIIFAALCAIALAAPAHDDHVEILKQDSKVDHDGYKFEWETSDHTKHREEGKVVGDGEHGHIVVHGEFTWKDHHDGKEYTVKYVADEHGFQPSGDHLPQLPHNEH, encoded by the exons atgaaatttttcattatctTTGCTGCTCTCTGCGCCATAGCCTTGGCTGCCCCGGCCCATGATGATcatgttgaaattttgaaacaagaCTCCAAAGTTGATCATGATGGTTACAAATTTGA ATGGGAGACCAGTGATCACACCAAACACCGTGAGGAAGGTAAAGTAGTAGGTGACGGTGAGCATGGTCATATTGTTGTTCATGGTGAATTCACCTGGAAGGACCATCATGATGGCAAGGAATACACTGTTAAATATGTTGCCGATGAACATGGTTTCCAACCCTCTGGTGATCATCTCCCACAATTGCCTCATAACGAACATTAA
- the LOC142231782 gene encoding larval cuticle protein 65Ab1-like, whose amino-acid sequence MKFLIVFVALCAVALAAPAHDDHVEILKQDSKVDHDGYSFALETSDGTEHHEEGKVVGEGEHGHIVVHGSFTWKDHHDGKVYTVNYVADDHGFQPTGDHIPHHGH is encoded by the exons atgaaattccTCATTGTTTTTGTTGCCCTCTGTGCTGTTGCCTTGGCTGCTCCTGCCCATGATGATcatgttgaaattttgaaacaagaTTCTAAGGTTGATCATGATGGTTACTCATTTGC TTTGGAAACCAGTGATGGTACTGAACACCATGAAGAAGGTAAAGTAGTAGGCGAAGGTGAACACGGTCACATTGTTGTTCATGGAAGCTTCACCTGGAAGGATCATCATGATGGCAAGGTCTATACCGTTAACTATGTTGCTGATGATCATGGTTTCCAACCTACTGGAGATCATATCCCTCATCATGGCCATTAA
- the LOC142231789 gene encoding larval cuticle protein 65Ab1-like, with amino-acid sequence MKFLIVFVAICAVALAAPDGHAEIVRQDSKVEHDGYSFDWETSDHTKHHEEGKVHGDGEHGHIVVHGEYTWKDHHDGKEYTVKYVADDHGFQPSGDHLPPLPHNVHV; translated from the exons atgaaattcctAATTGTCTTTGTCGCTATCTGTGCCGTTGCCTTGGCTGCTCCTGATGGTCATGCTGAAATTGTAAGACAAGATTCCAAAGTTGAACATGATGGCTATTCATTCGA TTGGGAAACCAGCGACCACACCAAACACCATGAAGAAGGTAAAGTCCATGGTGACGGTGAACATGGCCACATTGTTGTACATGGAGAATATACTTGGAAGGATCATCATGATGGCAAGGAGTACACTGTTAAATATGTTGCCGATGACCATGGTTTCCAACCATCTGGTGACCATCTCCCACCTTTGCCTCATAATGTTCATGTTTAA